Part of the Methanobacterium alcaliphilum genome is shown below.
ATTATTGGAGTGGATATTGGATTTAGCAGTATTTTAAGAAGGTTGAGCCTGGGAAGATTAACCAAACTTGGTATAAGTGCCAGCGAAGACCTCATCTCCTGGAAGGATATTGACACTTTAAAAAGTGACTATGCTCAATTAAAATTAAAAGTACCTAAACAGAAAATTAAAAAGCTCCACCCCGCAGATATGGCTGAAATAGTGGATCAATTAGGACTTAATGAATCATTAACTATTTTAAACTCATTAGATGATGAATCAGCTGCAGATACCTTGGAAGAAGTTTCGCCTGAACGGCAGGTCTCTCTTTTAGAAGGTATGGAAAGTCAGCGCGCTGCAGAAATTTTGGATGAAATGTCCCCAGATGATGCTGCAGATGTCCTGGCAGACCTACCCGAAAAAAAAGCAGAGGAATTACTGGATTTAATGGAAGTCGAAGAAGCAAAAGATTTAAGGGAACTATTAGAATACCCCGAAAATACTGCTGGTGGAATAATGACCACCGAATTTGCTACAGTAAATCAGGACCTAACAGCTGAACAAGTAATGGATTCTCTTCGAGATATCGCTAAAGGTGTAGAAACCATTTATTATATATATGTACTGTCAAAAAATGGCGATTTAGTAGGGGTAACCTCACTCAGAGACATTTTGCTTGCAGACCCTCAATCCAATATTTCTGATTTCATGCATACCCACATTATTAAGGCAGACGTGCTATCAGATCAACATGATGTGGCTCAACAAATTGCCAAATATAATTTAATAGCCCTTCCGGTGGTTGAGAATGAAACCAAGCTTAAAGGCATAATTACAGTTGATGATGCCATAGATATTGTGCTCCCCACTGCCTGGAAAAAGAGAGTTCCCCGAATGTTCGGCAGATAAAAATTTTTAACCGCTAATAACACGGTGATAATATGGATTTTCGTATTTTTACCAGGATTTTCAAAAATCCTGCTCTTTTGAGTATTATAATTTTCCTCTCAGTAATGGGCCCTGGAATAATCACGGCCAATGTAGATAACGATGCAGGAGGCATAACCACTTATTCACTGGCAGGTTCACAATTTGGTTACACCCTGCTCTGGACTTTCATTCCCATGATAATAGCTTTAGCTGTTATTCAGGAAATGGGAGTTAGAATGGGAATTGTATCTGGAAAAGGGCTGGCAGATCTTATAAGGGAAAAAGTAGGTATTAAACTAACTTTTTTAATGATGGTGGCCTTGCTTCTGGCTAATTTTGGAAATGTTCTTGCTGAATTTTCAGGAATCGCAGTAAGTGCAGCCATATTCAACGTGCCACTTTTTGTAGCGTTGCCCCTATCTGCTCTTTTTGTTTGGCTCCTGGTAGTTAAAGGAAATTATAAAAGTGTAGAGAAAGTATTTTTACTTGCATCTTGTTTATATTTCTCATATATTATAGCGGGATTCTTATCACAGCCTGACTGGACCTTAGCTGCCCAAAATGTTTTAATACCCACCATAAGTACAGATCCAGACTATATTACTATGGTGATAGGCCTGGTAGGTACTACCATAGCCCCATGGATGATGTTTTATCTCCAGTCCTCTGTGGTTGAAAAAGGCATTAGTTTACAAAATCTAAAATATTCCAAGGCCGATGCCATAATTGGAGCCATAGTAGTCAATATTGTAGCATTTTTCATTGTCATAGCATGTGCTGCAACCATATATGGTAATGGAATAGAAGTAACAGATGTAGCGGATGTTTCAGAGGCCCTAGTACCCTTGGCAGGACAATACGCTAGCATATTATTCGCATTTGGATTTTTGAATGCGTCATTATTTGCTGCCAGTATTTTACCTCTTTCAACCGCATATTATGTCTGCGAAAGCCTTGGTTTTGAAGCAGGAGTGTCCAAAAGTTTTAAAGAAGCC
Proteins encoded:
- a CDS encoding Nramp family divalent metal transporter, which produces MDFRIFTRIFKNPALLSIIIFLSVMGPGIITANVDNDAGGITTYSLAGSQFGYTLLWTFIPMIIALAVIQEMGVRMGIVSGKGLADLIREKVGIKLTFLMMVALLLANFGNVLAEFSGIAVSAAIFNVPLFVALPLSALFVWLLVVKGNYKSVEKVFLLASCLYFSYIIAGFLSQPDWTLAAQNVLIPTISTDPDYITMVIGLVGTTIAPWMMFYLQSSVVEKGISLQNLKYSKADAIIGAIVVNIVAFFIVIACAATIYGNGIEVTDVADVSEALVPLAGQYASILFAFGFLNASLFAASILPLSTAYYVCESLGFEAGVSKSFKEAPIFHGLYLGLIVLAVIIIMIPNIPLLSILYLSQVANGILLPFVLILMLLIINDKKVMGEHVNSKLFNLIAIATVIIVMGLSIGLVASSLMA
- a CDS encoding magnesium transporter MgtE N-terminal domain-containing protein, which translates into the protein MSEFIKKTIVSPDGEKLGKLKDLLVSSDNSYPILKALSMDTTDKTTVTIPWRYVKEVSKELILKKSLSEVKEYDVKKQDIYLLEEVLDRQVVDIEGKKVRRVNDIKISAKNGHYHIIGVDIGFSSILRRLSLGRLTKLGISASEDLISWKDIDTLKSDYAQLKLKVPKQKIKKLHPADMAEIVDQLGLNESLTILNSLDDESAADTLEEVSPERQVSLLEGMESQRAAEILDEMSPDDAADVLADLPEKKAEELLDLMEVEEAKDLRELLEYPENTAGGIMTTEFATVNQDLTAEQVMDSLRDIAKGVETIYYIYVLSKNGDLVGVTSLRDILLADPQSNISDFMHTHIIKADVLSDQHDVAQQIAKYNLIALPVVENETKLKGIITVDDAIDIVLPTAWKKRVPRMFGR